One Oncorhynchus keta strain PuntledgeMale-10-30-2019 chromosome 11, Oket_V2, whole genome shotgun sequence DNA window includes the following coding sequences:
- the LOC118390214 gene encoding transgelin-2-like — MANKGPSYGLSREVQSKIDKKYDQDLEERLTEWIIAQCGAGVGQPEAGKTGWQNWLKDGCVLCELINSLFSGNKPIRKIQSSGMAFKQMEQISQFLNAAEKYGITKTDMFQTVDLWEGKDLAAVQRTLMALGNLAVTRDDGTYRGDPNWFHKKSMENRRDFSEDQLNEGKSVIGLQMGTNKGASQAGMTGYGRPRQILNNNP; from the exons ATGGCAAACAAAGGTCCCTCCTACGGTCTGAGCCGTGAAGTGCAGAGTAAGATCGATAAGAAGTATGACCAGGATCTGGAGGAGAGGCTGACCGAGTGGATCATCGCCCAGTGTGGAGCCGGAGTGGGCCAACCCGAGGCAGGCAAGACTGGTTGGCAGAACTGGCTCAAGGACGGATGT gTGCTGTGTGAGCTGATTAACAGCCTGTTCAGTGGGAACAAGCCCATCAGGAAGATCCAGAGCTCAGGCATGGCCTTCAAACAGATGGAGCAGATCTCCCAGTTCCTCAACGCGGCTGAGAAGTACGGCATCACCAAGACCGACATGTTCCAGACAGTCGACCTCTGGGAGG GGAAAGACCTGGCTGCTGTCCAGAGGACCCTGATGGCCCTGGGAAACCTGGCTGTCACCAGGGACGATGGGACTTACCGTGGCGACCCCAACTGGTTCCATAA GAAATCGATGGAGAACAGACGTGATTTCTCAGAGGACCAGCTGAATGAAGGCAAGAGCGTCATCGGCCTGCAGATGGGCACCAATAAGGGGGCGTCTCAGGCTGGCATGACAGGGTATGGGCGACCCAGGCAGATCCTAAACAACAACCCCTAA
- the LOC118390215 gene encoding tubulin polymerization-promoting protein family member 3-like codes for MAEGSVSEAELETAFKKFAIHGDTKATGKEMNGKNFAKLCKDCRVIDGKNVTATDVDIVFTKVKAKTARVITFEQFSQALSELAPKRFKGKGQEETLQQLYGLIAGKEPSNAGVTKVAKAAAVDRLTDTTKFTGAHKERFDETGKGKGKAGREEIPDASGYVGAYKGKGTYEDKVKEA; via the exons ATGGCAGAGGGCTCAGTATCAGAAGCAGAGTTAGAGACGGCCTTCAAGAAGTTTGCCATTCATGGGGACACCAAGGCTACTGGGAAGGAGATGAACGGCAAGAACTTTGCCAAACTCTGCAAGGACTGCCGGGTTATCGATGGCAAGAACGTCACCGCCACCGACGTGGACATCGTCTTCACTAAAGTCAA GGCGAAGACAGCTCGTGTGATCACCTTTGAGCAGTTCAGCCAGGCCCTGTCAGAGTTGGCCCCGAAACGTTTCAAAGGGAAGGGCCAGGAGGAGACGCTGCAGCAGCTCTATGGCCTCATAGCAGGGAAGGAGCCCTCCAACGCGGGCGTCACC AAAGTGGCCAAGGCAGCGGCTgtggacagactgacagacaccaCCAAATTCACGGGGGCACACAAGGAGCGTTTTGACGAGACTGGCAAAGGGAAGGGCAAGGCTGGGCGAGAGGAGATCCCAGATGCCAGTGGCTATGTGGGGGCCTACAAGGGCAAGGGCACCTATGAGGATAAGGTCAAGGAAGCATAG